One genomic region from Equus asinus isolate D_3611 breed Donkey chromosome 8, EquAss-T2T_v2, whole genome shotgun sequence encodes:
- the LOC106847113 gene encoding LOW QUALITY PROTEIN: cationic amino acid transporter 4-like (The sequence of the model RefSeq protein was modified relative to this genomic sequence to represent the inferred CDS: inserted 1 base in 1 codon; substituted 1 base at 1 genomic stop codon) has product MAWGLPSTASLARFCQKLNRRKTPEEPTTETSLRRCLTTLDLTLLGVGGMVGFGLYVLTGTVAKRMAGPAMLVSFSVAAVASLLTALCYAELAVRVPCRGSAYLFTYVFTGELWAFLVGWIMLIQCLLGGSAVARIWSSYLDVIFSHRIQSFTEAHVAIWQLPILARYPDFLAAAIILLVLALICCGARVSSWLNHTFSAISLAIILFIIILGFVLARPHNWSAEEGGFAPFGFSGIMAGAATCFYTFVGFGAIASSSEEARNPKRAIPMAIAISVGLMAGANILVSTVLTLMVPWHSLDPNSALADSFLQRGYSWAAFIVAAXAICAMTTLLLTIFLFVPRMLCAMAADGLFFQVFARVHPRTRVPVVSLLVFGILMAFLALLLDLQALVHFLSIGTLLVLTVLTISIIMLRFXKSPPSSSQGPGSPVGREQTSAPEPGQLRPALRPYLRFLGGCRPGVAVAWALGVLVASAITLDCVLVFGDSALHLPPWGYTLLLLLSSATFLLSLLVLGAHQQERRQDTFQVPMVPLTPALSILLNIFLMLQLSYVAWLRLSIGLLIGLVVYFGYGIWHSKENQREQPGLTATHGSLEEMVPALQSPSQAPAQEPRLTEQPSSP; this is encoded by the exons ATGGCCTGGGGGCTGCCCAGCACCGCCAGCCTGGCACGCTTCTGCCAGAAGCTGAACCGGCGGAAGACACCGGAGGAGCCCACCACAGAGACATCACTGCGGCGCTGCCTGACCACACTGGACCTGACACTGCTGGGTGTGGGTGGCATGGTGGGCTTTGGCCTTTATGTGCTCACAGGCACCGTGGCCAAGAGGATGGCTGGCCCTGCGATGCTTGTGTCCTTCAGCGTGGCCGCTGTGGCCTCCCTGCTCACAGCCCTATGCTACGCGGAGCTTGCAGTGCGTGTGCCCTGCAGGGGCTCTGCCTACCTGTTCACCTATGTGTTCACGGGTGAGCTGTGGGCCTTCCTCGTTGGCTGGATCATGCTCATCCAGTGCCTCCTTGGTGGATCCGCCGTGGCCCGCATCTGGAGCAGCTACCTGGATGTCATCTTTAGCCACCGCATCCAGAGTTTCACTGAGGCCCATGTGGCCATCTGGCAGTTGCCCATCCTGGCCCGGTACCCAGACTTCTTGGCTGCTGCCATCATACTTTTGGTCTTGGCTCTCATCTGCTGTGGAGCCCGTGTCTCTTCCTGGCTCAACCACACCTTTTCTGCCATCAGCCTGGCCATCatcctcttcatcatcatcctGGGGTTTGTCCTGGCCCGCCCGCACAACTGGAGTGCTGAGGAGGGCGGCTTTGCACCCTTTGGTTTCTCTGGCATCATGGCTGGTGCTGCCACCTGCTTCTACACCTTTGTGGGCTTTGGCGCCATTGCTTCCTCCAGCGAGGAGGCCCGGAACCCAAAGCGAGCCATTCCTATGGCCATCGCTATCTCAGTTGGTCTGATGGCTGGTGCCAACATCCTTGTCTCCACTGTGCTCACCCTCATGGTGCCCTGGCACAGCCTAGACCCTAACTCAGCCCTTGCTGATTCCTTCCTCCAGCGGGGCTATAGCTGGGCGGCCTTCATCGTGGCAG GTGCAATCTGTG CCATGACCACTCTCCTGCTCACCATCTTCTTGTTCGTGCCACGCATGCTCTGTGCCATGGCTGCCGACGGGCTCTTCTTCCAGGTGTTTGCCCGCGTGCACCCCCGGACACGAGTGCCTGTGGTGAGCCTCCTGGTGTTCGGGATTCTCATGGCTTTCCTGGCGCTGCTGCTGGACCTCCAGGCACTGGTCCATTTCCTGTCTATTGGAACACTTCTGGTCCTCACTGTCCTGACCATTAGCATTATCATGCTACGCTTCTGAAAGTCCCCTCCATCCAGTTCTCAGGGCCCAGGCAGCCCTGTGGGCAGAGAGCAGACCTCAGCCCCTGAGCCCGGGCAGCTGCGACCAGCCCTGAGGCCCTACCTCCGCTTCCTGGGTGGGTGCAGGCCTGGAGTCGCTGTGGCCTGGGCCCTCGGTGTCCTGGTGGCCTCAGCCATCACTCTGGACTGCGTGCTGGTCTTCGGGGACTCGGCCCTGCACCTCCCGCCCTGGGGCTAcaccctgctgctcctgctcagcTCCGCCACGTTTCTGCTCAGTCTCCTCGTCCTGGGGGCCCACCAGCAAGAGCGCCGGCAGGACACCTTTCAG GTGCCCATGGTGCCCCTGACTCCCGCCCTGAGCATCCTCCTCAACATCTTCCTCATGCTGCAGCTGAGCTACGTGGCCTGGCTGCGCTTGTCCATCGGGCTGCTGATCG GACTTGTGGTGTATTTTGGCTATGGCATCTGGCACAGCAAGGAGAACCAGCGGGAGCAGCCGGGGTTGACTGCCACACACGGCAGCCTGGAGGAGATGGTGCCAGCCCTGCAGTCCCCCAGCCAGGCACCGGCCCAGGAGCCCAGACTCACGGAGCAGCCCTCTAGTCCATGA